One region of Bradyrhizobium betae genomic DNA includes:
- a CDS encoding class-II fumarase/aspartase family protein, with the protein MPAFPASTTVLDSMLFRDAFGTPGMREVFSDVALVGRYAEVEVALAMAEAKCGVIPQAAADQIAARTDVAALDFDLLRQETDIVGYPILPLVHQMVKQCGEAGRYVHWGATTQDIMDTAVVLQLRAGLELVERDISELRKILADLSKRYRDTPMAGRTHLQQALPVTFGYKTAIWLAMFDRHAERLAQLKPRVLVGQFAGAAGTLASLGNKGFEVQEALCAELKLGVPASTWHVARDGFAEAVNFLALVTGSLGKIALDIMIMASTEFAELYEPFVKGRGASSTMPQKRNPISSELMLAASKAVRQHAGLMLDAMVQDFERATGPWHAEWMAIPESFVLSAGALHQAKFALAGLIVDEAKMNDNLGISRGLIVAEAVMMGLAPQIGRQEAHDVVYDACRLANEKGLTLADALSSDSRVSTRIDRATIDALTSPKNYLGLAPAMVDRVLKSATR; encoded by the coding sequence ATGCCCGCTTTCCCAGCCTCGACCACCGTGCTCGACTCCATGCTGTTCCGCGACGCTTTCGGCACGCCCGGGATGCGCGAGGTGTTTTCCGACGTCGCGCTGGTCGGGCGCTATGCCGAGGTCGAGGTCGCGCTGGCCATGGCGGAAGCAAAGTGTGGTGTGATCCCGCAAGCCGCCGCCGACCAGATTGCGGCGCGGACGGATGTCGCCGCGCTCGATTTCGACCTGTTGCGGCAGGAGACCGACATCGTCGGCTATCCGATCCTTCCTTTGGTGCATCAGATGGTGAAGCAATGCGGCGAGGCCGGCCGCTACGTGCATTGGGGCGCGACCACGCAGGACATCATGGATACCGCCGTGGTCCTGCAATTGCGCGCGGGGCTCGAGCTCGTCGAGCGCGACATCAGCGAGCTGCGAAAGATCCTGGCGGACCTCTCGAAGCGCTACCGCGACACGCCGATGGCCGGCCGCACCCATCTCCAGCAGGCGCTGCCGGTGACCTTCGGTTACAAGACCGCGATCTGGCTAGCGATGTTCGATCGCCATGCCGAGCGTCTGGCGCAATTGAAGCCGCGCGTCCTGGTCGGCCAGTTCGCCGGCGCCGCCGGTACGCTCGCCTCGCTCGGCAACAAGGGGTTCGAGGTGCAGGAGGCGCTGTGCGCCGAGCTGAAGCTCGGCGTTCCCGCCTCGACCTGGCACGTCGCGCGCGACGGCTTCGCCGAAGCGGTCAATTTTCTCGCGCTCGTCACCGGCTCGCTCGGCAAGATCGCGCTCGACATCATGATCATGGCCTCCACCGAGTTCGCCGAGCTCTACGAGCCCTTCGTCAAGGGCCGCGGCGCATCCTCGACCATGCCGCAGAAGCGCAACCCGATCTCCTCGGAGCTGATGCTCGCAGCAAGCAAGGCGGTGCGCCAGCACGCCGGCCTGATGCTGGATGCCATGGTGCAGGATTTCGAGCGCGCCACCGGACCCTGGCACGCCGAATGGATGGCGATCCCCGAAAGTTTCGTGCTCTCCGCCGGCGCGCTGCATCAGGCGAAGTTCGCGCTCGCCGGCCTCATCGTGGACGAGGCGAAGATGAACGACAATCTCGGCATCAGCCGCGGCCTGATCGTGGCCGAAGCGGTCATGATGGGGCTCGCGCCCCAGATCGGGCGGCAGGAGGCGCATGACGTGGTCTACGATGCCTGCCGGCTCGCCAACGAGAAGGGTCTGACGCTGGCGGATGCGCTCTCGTCCGACTCCCGCGTTTCGACCCGCATCGACCGCGCGACGATCGATGCGCTGACTTCACCGAAAAATTACCTCGGCCTTGCGCCTGCCATGGTCGATCGGGTGCTGAAATCGGCAACGCGTTGA
- a CDS encoding aminopeptidase translates to MTDYRNSATTIDPVKLDRLAEVAVKVGLGLRPGQDLLLTAPAIALPLVRRIAVHAYKAGAGIVTPILSDEEMTLARYRHGHDNSFDRAANWLYEGMAKAFSDNTARLAIVGDNPMLLSGEDASKVARASKANSIAYQPALEKIVNFDTNWNIIAYPSAAWAKLVFPNDQEEVAIGKLADAIFAASRVDREDATANWASHNAALRERTNWLNGQRFRALQYSGPGTDLTIGLADGHEWEGGASLAKNGISCNANIPTEEVFTTPHCRRVYGHVVSSKPLSYQGTLIDNIAVRFEDGRIVDAKASRGAEVLNKVLDTDEGARRLGEVALVPHSSPISQSGLLFYNTLFDENAASHIALGQCYSKCFVNGAQLTPQQIAAQGGNQSLIHIDWMIGSSETDIDGILADGSKVPVFRKGGWAK, encoded by the coding sequence ATGACCGACTACCGCAATTCCGCCACGACCATTGATCCCGTGAAGCTCGACCGGCTGGCCGAGGTGGCGGTGAAGGTGGGCCTGGGCTTGCGGCCAGGACAGGATCTGCTTTTGACGGCGCCCGCGATCGCGCTGCCGCTGGTGCGGCGGATCGCCGTTCATGCCTACAAAGCCGGCGCCGGCATCGTGACGCCGATCCTGTCGGACGAAGAGATGACGCTGGCGCGCTATCGCCACGGCCACGACAACAGCTTCGATCGGGCCGCCAACTGGCTCTACGAGGGCATGGCGAAAGCGTTCTCGGACAATACCGCGCGGCTTGCGATCGTCGGCGACAATCCGATGCTGCTGTCGGGTGAAGATGCGTCCAAGGTCGCGCGTGCCAGCAAGGCAAATTCCATCGCCTACCAGCCGGCGTTGGAAAAAATTGTCAATTTCGACACCAACTGGAACATCATCGCCTATCCGAGCGCAGCGTGGGCCAAGCTGGTGTTTCCTAACGATCAGGAAGAGGTCGCGATCGGCAAGCTCGCGGACGCGATCTTCGCCGCGTCCCGCGTCGATCGCGAGGACGCCACGGCCAATTGGGCGAGTCACAATGCGGCGCTGCGCGAGCGCACCAACTGGCTCAACGGCCAGCGTTTCCGCGCGCTGCAATACTCCGGACCGGGGACCGACCTCACCATCGGGCTCGCCGACGGCCATGAATGGGAAGGCGGCGCTTCGCTGGCCAAGAACGGTATCAGCTGCAACGCCAACATCCCGACCGAAGAGGTCTTCACCACGCCGCATTGCCGGCGTGTCTACGGTCATGTCGTGAGTTCGAAGCCGTTGTCCTACCAGGGCACGCTGATCGACAACATCGCGGTGCGCTTCGAGGACGGCAGGATCGTCGATGCCAAGGCCTCGCGCGGCGCGGAGGTCCTGAACAAGGTGCTCGACACCGACGAGGGCGCGCGGCGGCTCGGCGAAGTGGCGCTGGTGCCGCATTCCTCGCCGATCTCGCAGAGCGGATTGTTGTTCTACAACACTCTGTTCGACGAGAATGCGGCCTCGCACATCGCGCTCGGCCAGTGCTATTCGAAGTGCTTCGTCAACGGCGCCCAGCTGACGCCGCAGCAGATCGCGGCCCAAGGCGGCAACCAGAGCCTGATCCATATCGACTGGATGATCGGCTCGTCCGAGACCGACATCGACGGCATTCTGGCCGACGGCAGCAAGGTGCCGGTGTTCCGCAAGGGCGGGTGGGCGAAGTAA
- a CDS encoding ABC transporter ATP-binding protein — protein sequence MKPDSSALEVRGLTKRFDRLAVDSLDLTIHAGEFYALVGPNGAGKTTTLRMVAGLLRPDDGGVSIFGIDALQNPVAAKQVMAWVSDEPMIYDKLTPLEYLEFVAGLWDIAPSISEPVAQELLNSLGLEPHRHERCEGFSKGMRQKVALAGALVHDPRLIILDEPLTGLDAVSARHVKGLLSERVQAGCTIIMTTHILEVAERMADRIGVIAAGRLVAEGTLTELRQQNGHADTSLEDLFIALVTLQEAA from the coding sequence ATGAAGCCGGACAGCTCGGCGCTCGAAGTCCGAGGGTTAACGAAGCGTTTCGACCGTTTGGCGGTCGATAGCCTCGATCTCACCATTCATGCCGGCGAATTCTATGCGCTGGTCGGCCCCAACGGCGCCGGCAAGACCACCACTTTGCGCATGGTTGCGGGCCTGCTCAGGCCCGACGACGGCGGGGTCTCGATCTTCGGCATCGATGCGCTCCAAAACCCCGTCGCGGCCAAGCAGGTGATGGCGTGGGTCTCCGACGAGCCGATGATCTACGACAAGCTCACGCCGCTCGAATATCTCGAATTCGTCGCCGGCCTCTGGGACATCGCGCCATCCATCTCGGAACCGGTCGCGCAGGAGCTGCTAAATTCGCTCGGGCTCGAGCCGCACCGTCACGAACGCTGCGAGGGCTTCTCCAAGGGCATGCGCCAGAAGGTCGCTCTCGCCGGCGCGCTGGTGCACGATCCCCGCCTCATCATTCTCGACGAGCCCCTGACCGGACTCGATGCGGTCTCTGCCCGTCACGTGAAGGGCCTCCTCAGCGAGCGCGTTCAGGCCGGCTGCACCATCATCATGACGACGCATATTCTCGAGGTTGCCGAGCGCATGGCCGACCGCATCGGCGTGATCGCCGCGGGCCGCCTGGTCGCGGAAGGAACGCTCACCGAACTACGCCAGCAGAACGGTCATGCCGACACCAGCCTGGAAGATCTTTTCATCGCGCTGGTGACGCTCCAGGAAGCCGCATGA
- a CDS encoding amidohydrolase family protein has product MAASGLPANTSGLFVEPREDWLAQHQEEIIDPARPIVDPHHHLWNRGHRYLIEEMADDIASGHNVVATVYVDCRSMYRAHGPEAFRPVGEVEFANGVAAMSASGAYGKAAICAGIVSHANLLLGDAARPVLEAEIAAGNGRFRGIRHSSAWDEDPAVAGMYANRPKGLLQDPTFRKGFACLAPLNLSFDAWLFHPQIGELTELAHAFPDTRIVLDHCGGPAGIGRFAGRREEVFPQWRASIQEIAKCENVVVKLGGLAMCLLGYDFHLRKTPPSSEQLAAAWRPYIETCIKAFGPGRAMFESNFPPDKGQCSYQVIFNAFKRIAAPLSEAEKTSLFSQTAIDVYRLDLPS; this is encoded by the coding sequence ATGGCTGCAAGCGGTCTGCCTGCCAACACCAGCGGGCTATTCGTCGAGCCGCGCGAGGACTGGCTCGCGCAACATCAGGAGGAGATCATCGATCCTGCCCGCCCGATCGTCGATCCCCATCACCATCTCTGGAATCGCGGGCACCGCTACCTGATCGAGGAGATGGCGGACGACATCGCCTCCGGCCACAACGTCGTCGCTACCGTCTATGTCGACTGCCGCTCGATGTATCGCGCGCATGGGCCCGAGGCTTTCAGGCCCGTCGGCGAGGTCGAGTTCGCCAACGGCGTTGCCGCGATGAGCGCGAGCGGGGCTTACGGCAAGGCGGCGATCTGCGCCGGCATCGTCAGCCACGCCAATCTGCTGCTGGGCGACGCCGCAAGGCCGGTGCTGGAGGCGGAGATCGCGGCGGGCAACGGCCGCTTCCGCGGCATCAGGCATTCCTCGGCCTGGGACGAGGACCCTGCCGTCGCCGGCATGTATGCGAACCGGCCGAAGGGACTGTTGCAGGACCCGACCTTCCGCAAGGGCTTCGCCTGCCTTGCGCCGCTGAATCTCAGCTTCGATGCCTGGCTGTTCCACCCGCAGATCGGCGAGCTGACCGAGCTCGCGCACGCCTTCCCGGACACCAGAATCGTGCTCGACCATTGCGGCGGCCCGGCCGGAATCGGCCGCTTTGCAGGGCGGCGCGAGGAGGTGTTTCCGCAGTGGCGCGCGTCGATCCAGGAGATCGCGAAATGCGAGAACGTGGTGGTGAAGCTCGGCGGCCTCGCGATGTGCCTGCTCGGCTACGACTTTCATTTGCGCAAGACGCCGCCGTCATCGGAGCAGCTTGCCGCGGCCTGGCGGCCCTATATCGAGACCTGCATCAAGGCCTTCGGCCCGGGACGCGCGATGTTTGAAAGCAATTTTCCGCCGGACAAGGGCCAGTGCAGCTACCAGGTGATCTTCAACGCCTTCAAGCGCATCGCCGCACCGCTGAGCGAGGCCGAGAAAACATCGCTGTTCTCGCAGACTGCAATCGATGTCTACCGGCTCGACTTGCCGTCGTGA
- a CDS encoding permease: protein MSSATALSWFARHELRLAWREWFAMMTGGRRKRARAAVIGLLSFAVLLHLPAWAVIGRFANLQLPLDKSSLIVMSATILLAWTLMLSQAIESVTRVFYARADLDLIMSSPATLANLFSVRIAAIALTVTVLALLFSTPFIDVLVFGGGARWLAAFGVVVAMGLSAAAVAIAVTILLFRLIGPARTRFVAQILAAIIGAGFVIALQVAAIMSYGTLSRITILTSGTFAEHAPDVDSIWWWPARAALGDSEALLLLLALSLMLLGSVMAIFSGHFADTAIDAAAYGRSGSKRAKQRPFRSGSRQQALRRKEFSLLWRDPWLISQTLMQLLYLVPPALLLWRSFADSSAAVTLITPVIVMAAGQLAGGLAWLTISGEDAPDLVATAPLTPSSVIRAKIEVVLLAIAVIFCPLIAALAFASPIQAAVSAAAVIISAASATAIQLWFRVQARRSQFRRRQTSSRLATFAEAFSSIGWAATAALLLTMPIAGLISGLITAGLVAVTWKFSPKHE from the coding sequence ATGAGCTCGGCGACCGCGCTCTCCTGGTTTGCGCGCCACGAGCTGCGCCTCGCCTGGCGCGAATGGTTCGCGATGATGACCGGCGGCCGGCGCAAGCGGGCGCGCGCCGCCGTGATCGGCCTGCTGTCCTTCGCGGTTCTGCTGCATCTGCCGGCATGGGCCGTGATCGGCCGCTTCGCCAATCTGCAACTACCGCTCGACAAATCCTCGCTGATCGTGATGTCGGCCACGATTCTCCTCGCCTGGACCCTGATGCTGTCGCAGGCGATCGAATCGGTGACACGGGTGTTTTACGCCCGCGCCGATCTCGACCTCATCATGTCCTCGCCGGCGACGCTGGCCAATCTGTTCTCGGTGCGCATCGCTGCGATCGCACTCACCGTGACGGTGCTGGCGCTGCTGTTCTCGACGCCCTTCATCGACGTGCTCGTGTTCGGCGGCGGCGCGCGCTGGCTGGCGGCGTTCGGCGTCGTCGTCGCCATGGGCCTGTCGGCCGCGGCGGTCGCGATTGCCGTCACCATCCTGCTGTTCCGCCTGATCGGCCCGGCGCGGACGCGCTTCGTGGCCCAGATCCTCGCCGCGATCATCGGCGCCGGCTTCGTGATCGCGTTGCAGGTCGCCGCGATCATGTCGTACGGCACGCTGTCGCGCATCACCATCCTGACATCGGGCACCTTTGCCGAACACGCTCCCGATGTCGACAGTATCTGGTGGTGGCCGGCGCGAGCGGCCTTGGGCGACAGCGAGGCGCTGTTGCTGCTCCTGGCCCTCAGCCTCATGCTGCTCGGAAGCGTCATGGCGATCTTCTCGGGCCACTTCGCCGACACCGCGATCGATGCGGCCGCCTACGGCCGGTCCGGCAGCAAGCGGGCCAAGCAACGCCCGTTCCGGAGCGGATCGCGGCAACAAGCGCTGCGGCGCAAGGAATTTTCGCTGCTGTGGCGCGATCCCTGGCTGATCTCGCAAACCCTGATGCAGTTGCTCTATCTGGTGCCGCCGGCGCTGCTGCTCTGGCGAAGCTTTGCCGACAGCTCCGCGGCGGTGACGCTGATCACGCCTGTTATCGTCATGGCGGCGGGACAGCTCGCCGGCGGGCTCGCCTGGCTGACAATTTCCGGCGAGGACGCGCCTGACCTGGTCGCAACCGCGCCGCTGACCCCGTCCAGCGTCATCCGCGCCAAAATCGAGGTGGTGCTGCTCGCGATCGCCGTGATCTTCTGCCCGTTGATCGCGGCGCTGGCTTTCGCGTCACCGATCCAGGCCGCCGTCAGCGCCGCTGCCGTCATCATCAGCGCGGCCTCCGCCACAGCGATCCAGCTCTGGTTCCGGGTGCAGGCCCGGCGCAGCCAATTCCGCCGCCGCCAGACCTCGTCGCGGCTCGCGACCTTTGCCGAGGCCTTCTCCTCGATCGGCTGGGCTGCCACCGCCGCCCTGCTGCTGACCATGCCCATCGCCGGCCTGATCAGCGGATTGATCACGGCTGGCCTCGTTGCCGTTACCTGGAAATTCAGCCCAAAGCATGAATGA
- a CDS encoding GFA family protein, with the protein MKHVGNCFCGAVTIEVTGEPAAMGYCHCRSCRSWSGGPVNAFSLWKPEAVRITEGAQHVETFAKTPLSQRKYCKKCGGHLMTNHPPLDLIDVFSATIPTLAFTPGVHVNYSETVLPMRDGLPKLKDFPAEFGGSGEMMQE; encoded by the coding sequence ATGAAACACGTCGGAAACTGCTTCTGTGGCGCGGTCACGATCGAGGTCACCGGCGAGCCGGCGGCGATGGGCTATTGCCATTGCCGTTCCTGCCGTTCGTGGTCGGGCGGACCGGTGAACGCCTTCAGCCTGTGGAAGCCCGAAGCCGTGCGCATCACCGAGGGCGCCCAGCACGTCGAGACCTTCGCCAAGACGCCGCTCAGCCAGCGCAAATACTGCAAGAAGTGCGGCGGTCATCTCATGACCAACCATCCGCCGCTCGACCTGATCGACGTCTTCTCCGCCACCATCCCCACGCTCGCCTTCACGCCCGGCGTCCACGTCAACTATTCCGAGACGGTGCTGCCGATGCGCGACGGCCTGCCCAAGCTGAAGGATTTCCCGGCCGAGTTCGGCGGCAGCGGCGAGATGATGCAGGAGTAG
- a CDS encoding cupin domain-containing protein, with amino-acid sequence MSRALIEIGSCNVDLELRPIEPSWIIEGNPVSRSHILSTSDDGTASTIIWHCTEGRFNWYYDIDETIMIMEGSIVLESDGMPPKRYGPGDVIFFRDGAHAKWHVEGHVKKIAFCRKTNPVVIGFMIRVVNRLKRMFVSAGERRPASLLGAG; translated from the coding sequence ATGTCGCGCGCATTGATTGAAATCGGTAGTTGCAATGTGGACCTGGAACTGCGGCCGATCGAGCCGTCCTGGATCATCGAGGGCAATCCGGTATCGCGCTCGCACATCCTGTCCACCAGCGATGACGGCACCGCCTCGACCATTATCTGGCATTGCACCGAAGGTCGCTTCAACTGGTACTACGACATCGACGAGACGATCATGATCATGGAAGGATCGATCGTGCTCGAGAGCGACGGCATGCCGCCGAAGCGCTACGGTCCCGGCGACGTCATTTTCTTCCGCGACGGCGCGCATGCCAAGTGGCATGTCGAAGGCCACGTCAAGAAGATCGCTTTCTGCCGCAAGACCAATCCCGTCGTGATCGGCTTCATGATACGCGTCGTCAACAGGCTCAAGCGGATGTTCGTCTCCGCCGGCGAGCGCCGCCCCGCCTCGCTGCTCGGCGCAGGCTAG
- the mddA gene encoding methanethiol S-methyltransferase translates to MTQLDHHVDSIGPEVTGSRIFKFIAFLYGIAAYLVFFVTILYAIGFVMGLVVPKTIDTGTDTPAAEAVIVNLLLMTLFAVQHSVMARQRFKAWWTQFVPKPVERSTYVLFASLSLLLLFWQWRPMPTVIWDVGNPDLAVTLVTLSFAGWVLVFTSSYMINHFELFGLHQVTNHLIGKEAAPTRFKTPMLYNFVRHPIYLGFIIAFWTAPVMTVGHLLFAAVTTIYIFVGIALEEHDLVDLFGDEYRQYRERVSMLIPWRKSV, encoded by the coding sequence ATGACCCAACTTGATCACCATGTTGATTCCATCGGCCCGGAGGTTACGGGCTCACGCATTTTCAAGTTCATCGCCTTTCTGTACGGAATTGCGGCATATCTCGTGTTTTTCGTCACCATTCTCTATGCCATCGGCTTCGTCATGGGGCTGGTGGTGCCGAAGACCATCGACACCGGAACCGACACGCCGGCGGCTGAAGCCGTCATCGTCAATCTGCTGCTGATGACGCTGTTCGCCGTTCAGCACAGCGTGATGGCGCGCCAGCGCTTCAAGGCGTGGTGGACGCAGTTCGTGCCCAAGCCGGTCGAGCGGAGCACCTATGTGCTGTTCGCGAGCCTGTCATTGCTGCTCCTGTTCTGGCAGTGGCGCCCGATGCCCACGGTCATATGGGATGTCGGAAACCCCGATCTCGCCGTGACGCTGGTCACGCTGTCCTTCGCGGGCTGGGTGCTGGTGTTCACCTCGTCCTACATGATCAACCATTTCGAGTTGTTCGGCCTGCATCAGGTGACCAACCATCTCATCGGCAAGGAGGCGGCGCCGACGCGCTTCAAGACGCCGATGCTCTACAATTTCGTGCGTCATCCGATCTATCTCGGATTCATCATCGCGTTCTGGACCGCGCCGGTCATGACCGTGGGCCATCTGCTGTTCGCGGCCGTGACCACGATCTACATCTTCGTCGGCATCGCGCTGGAGGAGCACGACCTCGTCGATCTCTTCGGCGACGAATACCGGCAGTACAGGGAGCGGGTGTCGATGCTGATTCCCTGGCGCAAGTCGGTATAG
- a CDS encoding winged helix-turn-helix domain-containing protein, which translates to MQFMFRDHLLDTDRRELSREQVPVAVEPQVFDLVVHLMENRDRVVSKDELIDKIWHGRSVSESTLTSRINAARKAIGDNGANQALIRTIARKGFRFVGDVQTQLGAVPPELGRLAQAPQALALPDRPAIAVLPFTNMSGDREQDYFSDGISEDIITALSKLRWFFVVARNSSFVYKGRAVHIHEVARELGVRYVLEGSVRRSGDRVRISAQLNDVSTGSHLWAERYDRELADIFAVQDEITEAIIAAIEPQLYAAESFRAQQKPPGSLDAWDLVMRALSHYWRITREDNAAAQALLEQATAIDPAYGKALGLLATSHIFGAHMGWADMTATVQVAERAALAAVEADREDAWAHHGLAYTYLFRRRFDDSLAEFELTLTLNPNFAMAHAFYGVTLCYAGQWQDGDVAARRALRLSPRDPLAAIYCGVAAYAQFIGRNYEASVQMARESMRQRADFVGAHRVLTAAAGMLGDSELAASALQGLQRTQPGLSLAWLRRELPMLRAEDREHYLEGFRRAGMR; encoded by the coding sequence GTGCAGTTCATGTTCCGGGACCACCTTCTCGATACCGATCGGCGCGAACTGAGCCGCGAGCAGGTTCCCGTGGCCGTGGAGCCGCAGGTTTTCGACCTGGTCGTCCACCTCATGGAAAACCGCGACCGGGTGGTCAGCAAGGACGAGCTGATCGACAAGATCTGGCACGGCCGCAGCGTCTCGGAATCCACCCTCACCAGCCGGATCAACGCGGCGCGCAAGGCGATCGGCGACAATGGCGCGAACCAGGCGCTGATCCGCACCATCGCGCGCAAGGGCTTTCGCTTCGTCGGCGATGTCCAGACGCAGCTCGGCGCGGTGCCACCGGAGCTCGGCCGCCTCGCCCAGGCGCCGCAGGCGCTTGCCCTGCCCGACCGGCCTGCGATCGCGGTGCTGCCCTTCACCAATATGAGCGGCGACCGCGAGCAGGATTATTTCTCCGACGGCATCAGCGAGGACATCATCACCGCGCTGTCGAAGCTGCGCTGGTTCTTCGTCGTCGCGCGCAACTCCTCCTTCGTCTACAAGGGCCGCGCGGTGCACATCCACGAGGTCGCGCGCGAGCTCGGTGTCCGCTATGTGCTCGAAGGCAGCGTGCGGCGGAGCGGCGATCGCGTGCGCATCTCGGCCCAGCTCAACGACGTCTCGACCGGCAGCCATCTCTGGGCCGAGCGCTACGACCGCGAGCTCGCCGACATCTTTGCCGTGCAGGACGAGATCACGGAAGCGATCATCGCCGCGATCGAGCCGCAGCTCTACGCCGCCGAAAGCTTTCGCGCCCAGCAGAAGCCTCCGGGCAGCCTGGATGCCTGGGACCTGGTGATGCGCGCGCTGTCGCATTACTGGCGCATCACGCGCGAGGACAATGCCGCCGCGCAGGCATTGCTCGAACAGGCGACCGCGATCGATCCGGCCTATGGCAAGGCGCTGGGCCTGCTCGCGACCAGCCATATCTTCGGCGCGCATATGGGCTGGGCCGACATGACCGCGACCGTGCAGGTCGCCGAGCGGGCAGCGCTTGCGGCGGTGGAGGCCGACCGCGAGGACGCCTGGGCGCATCACGGCCTCGCCTATACCTATCTATTCCGCCGCCGCTTCGACGATTCGCTGGCGGAGTTCGAGCTGACGCTGACGCTCAATCCGAACTTCGCGATGGCGCACGCCTTTTATGGCGTGACGCTGTGCTACGCGGGACAATGGCAGGACGGCGATGTGGCCGCGCGCCGCGCGCTGCGGCTCAGCCCGCGCGATCCGCTGGCGGCGATCTATTGCGGCGTTGCGGCCTATGCGCAATTCATCGGCCGCAATTACGAGGCGAGCGTGCAGATGGCACGTGAATCGATGCGGCAGCGCGCCGATTTCGTCGGCGCCCATCGCGTGCTGACGGCTGCCGCCGGCATGTTGGGCGATTCCGAGCTCGCGGCGTCCGCGCTGCAGGGCCTGCAGCGCACCCAGCCGGGCCTCTCGCTGGCCTGGCTGAGGCGCGAACTGCCGATGCTGCGCGCCGAGGATCGCGAGCATTATCTCGAAGGGTTTCGGCGCGCGGGAATGAGATAG
- a CDS encoding MBL fold metallo-hydrolase has translation MWRLVSAVLALLGAHLSPALAQQPQRSECLAMASAPPRVMPVAFRQAAAAAEVQITYAGHSTYYIDTPGGLRIATDYSGAYQVGRLPDVATMNRAHSTHYTLFPDKRIPHVLHGWSEDGKPAIVSERIGDTFVRNVTTDIRRYFGDDAGADMIRDGNSIFIFEVAGLCIGHLGHLHHKLDDSHFAQIGRLDIVMVPIDGTYTMSLGGVAEITKRLRASVVLPMHRFATPLDDFLRGIGQPFEIDRRSERSFRMSRDALPTTPTVIVLDGV, from the coding sequence ATGTGGCGATTGGTTTCGGCGGTCCTGGCGCTGCTTGGCGCGCACCTCTCACCTGCTCTCGCCCAGCAGCCCCAGCGCAGCGAATGCCTGGCGATGGCGAGCGCCCCGCCTCGCGTCATGCCGGTGGCGTTTCGTCAGGCGGCAGCCGCGGCCGAGGTCCAAATCACCTATGCCGGCCATTCCACCTATTACATCGACACGCCCGGCGGCCTGCGCATCGCCACCGACTATAGCGGCGCCTATCAGGTCGGCCGGCTGCCCGATGTCGCCACGATGAACCGCGCGCACAGCACCCACTACACTTTATTCCCCGACAAACGCATTCCGCATGTGCTGCATGGCTGGAGCGAGGACGGCAAGCCGGCCATCGTGTCGGAACGCATCGGCGACACCTTCGTTCGTAATGTCACGACCGACATCCGCCGCTATTTCGGCGACGATGCCGGCGCCGACATGATCCGCGACGGCAATTCGATCTTCATCTTCGAGGTGGCGGGCCTCTGCATCGGTCATCTCGGCCATCTCCACCACAAGCTCGACGACAGCCACTTCGCCCAGATCGGGCGGCTCGACATCGTGATGGTGCCGATCGACGGCACCTACACCATGTCGCTGGGCGGCGTCGCCGAGATCACCAAGCGGCTGCGTGCGTCCGTAGTGCTTCCGATGCACCGCTTCGCGACTCCGCTCGACGATTTCCTGCGCGGCATCGGCCAGCCGTTCGAGATCGACCGCCGCAGCGAGCGTTCCTTCCGGATGTCGCGCGATGCGCTGCCGACGACTCCGACGGTGATCGTCCTCGACGGCGTGTGA